The following coding sequences are from one Thermostaphylospora chromogena window:
- a CDS encoding adenosine deaminase: MPRPLDRLPKAHLHLHFTGSMRHSTLIELAREQGVHLPDALVQDWPPRLRATDERGWFRFQRLYDIARSVLRRPEHVYRLLQEAAQDEAAEGSRWLEIQVDPSGYAQRFGGLTATLELVLDAAEKAAASEGIGIAVIVAANRTRHPLDAKTLARLASQYAGKGVVGFGLSNDERRGRARDFDGAFRIARRAGLLAVPHGGELSGPVSVAECIDDLGADRVGHGVRASESDRLMERLADRQITCEVCPTSNVGLGVAEQAGDVPLRRLFDAGVPIALGADDPLLFGARLLRQYELAREVYGFRDAEIAELARQSIRSSAAPEHVKNDLLREVDDWLTAPDPEP; encoded by the coding sequence ATGCCCCGTCCTCTCGATCGACTGCCGAAGGCCCATCTCCACCTGCACTTCACCGGTTCCATGCGCCATTCGACGCTGATCGAGCTGGCGCGGGAGCAGGGGGTGCACCTGCCTGACGCCCTGGTGCAGGACTGGCCCCCGCGGCTGCGAGCGACCGACGAACGGGGCTGGTTCCGCTTCCAGCGCCTGTACGACATCGCGCGTTCGGTGCTGCGCCGTCCCGAGCACGTCTACCGCCTGCTGCAGGAGGCCGCGCAGGACGAGGCGGCCGAGGGGTCGCGGTGGCTGGAGATCCAGGTCGACCCCTCCGGTTACGCCCAGCGTTTCGGCGGCCTCACCGCCACCTTGGAGCTGGTGCTGGACGCCGCGGAGAAGGCCGCGGCGTCGGAGGGCATCGGCATCGCGGTGATCGTCGCGGCCAACCGGACCCGGCACCCGCTCGACGCCAAGACCCTGGCCCGGCTCGCCTCGCAGTATGCGGGCAAGGGCGTGGTCGGGTTCGGCCTGTCCAACGACGAGCGCCGGGGACGGGCCCGCGACTTCGACGGCGCGTTCCGCATCGCCCGCCGGGCCGGGTTGCTCGCCGTGCCGCACGGCGGTGAGCTCTCAGGGCCGGTCAGCGTGGCGGAGTGCATAGACGACCTCGGTGCGGACCGCGTGGGCCATGGGGTGCGCGCGTCGGAGTCGGATCGGCTGATGGAGCGGCTGGCCGACCGGCAGATCACCTGCGAGGTCTGCCCCACGTCCAACGTGGGCCTGGGCGTGGCCGAGCAGGCGGGCGACGTCCCCCTGCGGCGGCTGTTCGACGCGGGGGTGCCGATCGCGCTCGGCGCGGACGACCCGCTGCTGTTCGGCGCGCGGCTGCTGCGCCAGTACGAGCTGGCGCGCGAGGTGTACGGCTTCCGCGACGCCGAGATCGCCGAGCTGGCCCGGCAGTCGATCCGCTCCTCCGCGGCCCCCGAGCACGTCAAGAACGATCTGCTCAGGGAGGTCGACGACTGGCTGACGGCCCCCGACCCCGAGCCCTGA
- a CDS encoding pyridoxal phosphate-dependent aminotransferase → MTRPRISARISAISESATLAVDAKAKAMKAAGRPVIGFGAGEPDFPTPDYIVEAAVEACRTPRFHKYTPAGGLPELKQAIADKTLRDSGYRVEPSQVLVTNGGKQAVYEAFATLLDPGDEVLVVAPYWTTYPEAIKLAGGVQVDVVTDETTGYLASVEQLEAARTDRTKALLFVSPSNPTGAVYSPEQVAEIGRWAAEHDLWVITDEIYEHLVYGDTPFTSIATAVPELGDRVVVLNGVAKTYAMTGWRVGWLIGPQDVVKAAANLQSHLSSNVSNVAQAAALAAVSGDLSAVAQMREAFDRRRRTIVRMLNEIPGVVCPEPRGAFYAYPSVKQLLGKELRGRRPQTSAELAEVVLEEAEVAVVPGEAFGTPGYFRLSYALGDDDLVEGVSRMGKLLAEAR, encoded by the coding sequence ATGACCCGACCTCGCATCTCCGCGCGCATCTCCGCGATCTCCGAGTCCGCGACACTGGCCGTGGACGCCAAGGCCAAGGCCATGAAGGCCGCCGGCCGTCCGGTCATCGGCTTCGGCGCCGGCGAGCCCGACTTCCCGACACCCGACTACATCGTCGAGGCGGCGGTCGAGGCGTGCCGCACTCCCCGGTTCCACAAGTACACCCCGGCCGGCGGCCTGCCCGAGCTGAAGCAGGCCATCGCCGACAAGACGCTGCGCGACTCCGGCTACCGCGTCGAACCGTCGCAGGTGCTGGTGACCAACGGCGGTAAGCAGGCCGTCTACGAGGCGTTCGCCACCCTGCTGGACCCGGGCGACGAGGTCCTGGTCGTCGCACCCTACTGGACCACCTATCCCGAGGCGATCAAGCTGGCCGGAGGCGTCCAGGTCGACGTGGTCACCGACGAGACCACCGGGTACCTCGCCTCGGTCGAGCAGCTGGAGGCCGCCCGCACCGACCGCACCAAGGCCCTGCTGTTCGTCTCGCCGTCGAACCCGACCGGCGCGGTCTACTCGCCCGAGCAGGTCGCCGAGATCGGCCGGTGGGCCGCCGAGCACGACCTGTGGGTGATCACCGACGAGATCTACGAGCACCTCGTGTACGGCGACACCCCGTTCACCAGCATCGCCACGGCGGTTCCCGAGCTGGGCGACCGCGTCGTCGTGCTCAACGGCGTCGCCAAGACCTACGCGATGACCGGCTGGCGCGTCGGCTGGCTGATCGGTCCGCAGGACGTCGTGAAGGCCGCGGCCAACCTCCAGTCGCATCTGTCCTCGAACGTCTCGAACGTGGCTCAGGCCGCCGCGCTCGCCGCGGTCTCCGGCGACCTGTCGGCGGTCGCGCAGATGCGCGAGGCGTTCGACCGCCGCCGCCGGACGATCGTGCGGATGCTCAACGAGATCCCCGGCGTGGTGTGCCCCGAGCCGCGCGGCGCCTTCTACGCCTATCCGTCGGTCAAGCAGCTGCTGGGCAAGGAGCTGCGGGGTCGCCGCCCGCAGACCTCCGCCGAGCTGGCCGAGGTCGTGCTGGAGGAGGCCGAGGTCGCGGTGGTTCCGGGCGAGGCGTTCGGCACCCCGGGTTACTTCCGGCTGTCCTACGCGCTGGGCGACGACGACCTGGTCGAGGGCGTCAGCAGGATGGGCAAGCTGCTGGCCGAGGCCCGCTGA
- the secE gene encoding preprotein translocase subunit SecE codes for MAIDTRGEAADKPSKPGKEKKKRTSPALFYRQIVAELRKVIWPTRKDLVTYTTVVLVFVLIMVAFVSGLDFLFTEGVLAVFGGS; via the coding sequence GTGGCGATCGATACGCGCGGCGAAGCCGCTGACAAGCCGAGCAAGCCGGGTAAGGAGAAGAAGAAGCGCACTTCTCCCGCTCTCTTCTACCGGCAGATCGTCGCCGAGCTCCGTAAGGTCATCTGGCCCACGCGTAAGGATCTGGTCACGTACACCACCGTGGTCCTGGTCTTCGTGTTGATCATGGTGGCCTTCGTGTCCGGACTAGACTTCTTGTTCACGGAGGGTGTGCTCGCGGTCTTCGGCGGTTCCTGA
- the nusG gene encoding transcription termination/antitermination protein NusG, with the protein MSESPLSAGEPREKWENEPEEAVSASEETDDLVESSAQDAEELGAAAPDVDEDGDVAPEVDPVEEFKNQLRGLPGEWYVIHSYAGYENRVKSNIETRIGSLNMEDYIFQVEVPTHTITELKGGKKVPVKERVLPGYVLVRMDLTDESWAAVRNTPGVTGFVGLSNKPSPLSLDEVAQLLAPEPAEETKKAQTKAPAATVEFEIGESVTVMDGPFATLPATVSEISPESQKLKVLVSIFGRETPVELSFNQVSKI; encoded by the coding sequence GTGTCCGAGTCCCCACTGTCGGCCGGCGAGCCCCGCGAGAAGTGGGAGAACGAGCCGGAAGAGGCCGTCTCCGCTTCCGAGGAGACCGATGATCTCGTCGAGTCCTCCGCGCAGGACGCCGAGGAGCTCGGTGCCGCCGCCCCGGATGTCGACGAAGACGGTGACGTCGCTCCCGAGGTCGACCCGGTCGAGGAGTTCAAGAACCAGCTGCGCGGCCTCCCGGGCGAGTGGTACGTGATCCACTCCTACGCCGGTTACGAGAACCGCGTGAAGTCCAACATCGAGACTCGTATCGGGTCGCTCAACATGGAGGATTACATCTTCCAGGTCGAGGTGCCCACCCATACGATCACCGAGCTGAAGGGCGGCAAGAAGGTCCCCGTCAAGGAGCGCGTGCTTCCCGGGTACGTGCTGGTTCGCATGGACCTCACCGACGAATCGTGGGCGGCGGTGCGCAACACGCCCGGCGTGACCGGCTTCGTGGGCCTTTCCAACAAGCCCAGCCCGCTCAGTCTCGACGAAGTCGCCCAGCTGCTCGCGCCGGAGCCCGCGGAAGAGACGAAGAAGGCCCAGACCAAGGCGCCCGCGGCCACCGTGGAGTTCGAGATCGGCGAGTCCGTCACCGTCATGGACGGTCCGTTCGCCACGCTCCCGGCCACGGTCAGCGAGATCAGCCCCGAGTCTCAGAAGCTCAAGGTCCTGGTCTCCATCTTCGGCCGGGAGACCCCGGTCGAGCTGTCGTTCAACCAGGTCTCGAAGATCTGA
- the rplK gene encoding 50S ribosomal protein L11, giving the protein MPPKKKIAALVKVQLPAGQATPAPPVGTALGPHGVNIMDFVKQYNAATESQRGNIIPVEITIYEDRSFSFVTKTPPAPELIKKAAGLEKGSSNPHRDKVGKLTRQQLREIAETKMKDLNANDIEAAEKIIAGTARSMGVTIAD; this is encoded by the coding sequence ATGCCTCCAAAGAAGAAGATCGCGGCCCTGGTGAAGGTGCAGCTTCCCGCCGGCCAGGCCACGCCCGCACCGCCGGTCGGTACCGCGCTCGGCCCTCACGGCGTCAACATCATGGACTTCGTCAAGCAGTACAACGCTGCGACGGAGTCCCAGCGGGGCAACATCATCCCCGTTGAGATCACCATCTACGAGGACCGCAGCTTCAGCTTCGTCACCAAGACGCCTCCCGCGCCCGAGCTGATCAAGAAGGCCGCGGGCCTGGAGAAGGGCAGCTCCAACCCCCACCGCGACAAGGTGGGCAAGCTCACCAGGCAGCAGCTGCGTGAGATCGCCGAGACGAAGATGAAGGACCTCAACGCCAACGACATCGAGGCCGCCGAGAAGATCATCGCTGGTACCGCCCGTTCCATGGGCGTCACGATCGCCGACTGA
- the rplA gene encoding 50S ribosomal protein L1 has translation MKRSKAYRNAAAKVDRNRLYSPAEAAKLVRETSTTKFDATVEVAIRLGVDPRKADQMVRGTVSLPHGTGKTARVLVFAAGDRAEEARQAGADIVGADELIEEISKGNRLNEFDAVVATPDLMGKVGRLGRVLGPRGLMPNPKTGTVTLEVGKAVSDIKGGKIEFRVDRHANLHLVIGKASFTERQLVENYAAALDEVLRLKPSAAKGRYLKKVTFTTTMGPGIPVDPTVTRDLVDAGV, from the coding sequence ATGAAGCGCAGCAAGGCCTACCGCAACGCGGCGGCCAAGGTCGACCGCAACCGCCTCTATAGCCCGGCCGAGGCCGCCAAGCTCGTCCGGGAGACCTCCACCACCAAGTTCGACGCCACCGTCGAGGTCGCGATCCGGCTGGGCGTCGACCCCCGCAAGGCCGACCAGATGGTGCGCGGCACCGTCAGCCTCCCGCACGGCACCGGCAAGACCGCCCGGGTCCTGGTCTTCGCCGCCGGTGACCGCGCCGAGGAAGCCCGCCAGGCGGGCGCCGACATCGTCGGCGCCGACGAGCTGATCGAGGAGATCTCCAAGGGCAACCGCCTCAACGAGTTCGACGCGGTCGTCGCCACCCCCGACCTGATGGGCAAGGTCGGCCGCCTGGGCCGCGTGCTCGGCCCGCGCGGTCTGATGCCGAACCCGAAGACCGGTACGGTCACCCTTGAGGTCGGCAAGGCCGTCAGCGACATCAAGGGCGGAAAGATCGAGTTCCGTGTCGACCGTCACGCGAACCTGCACCTGGTCATCGGCAAGGCGTCCTTCACCGAGCGCCAGCTCGTGGAGAACTACGCCGCGGCTCTCGACGAGGTGCTCCGGCTCAAGCCGTCCGCGGCCAAGGGCCGTTACCTGAAGAAGGTCACCTTCACCACCACCATGGGGCCCGGTATCCCGGTCGACCCCACCGTGACGCGCGATCTCGTCGACGCCGGGGTCTGA
- a CDS encoding LppX_LprAFG lipoprotein, translated as MRRITLAIAATGAVAALALTGCGSSPAQLGGVELAAAEVVQQSAQKAEAVTSYTVDAVVDVTGGEQRSGRIQGTMRYQSRPRLAADLTLNTVNFGGRDVPGGAHVILLEDTVYVNVDALNKALGATKPWLKASLSDLDAEDQKQAREMADRVRQFDLAGTVQMISTSKDVQAVGTETVGGVETTHYSGTFPVETALAQLDPDKRDRAREELAEIENMRFDMWADAQNLPRKITLSGEADEGSFNATMLFTGFNEPVEINAPPADQVGELPERTGDAPTGD; from the coding sequence ATGCGCCGGATCACTCTTGCGATCGCCGCTACGGGGGCCGTAGCCGCTCTGGCGCTCACCGGATGCGGTTCATCGCCCGCCCAGCTCGGAGGGGTCGAACTGGCGGCGGCGGAGGTCGTTCAGCAGAGCGCGCAGAAGGCCGAGGCCGTCACGAGCTACACCGTCGACGCCGTGGTCGACGTCACCGGGGGCGAGCAGCGCTCGGGCAGGATCCAGGGCACCATGCGTTATCAGAGCCGGCCCCGGCTCGCGGCCGACCTCACGCTCAACACGGTCAACTTCGGCGGCAGAGACGTGCCCGGAGGGGCCCACGTGATCCTCCTGGAGGACACCGTCTACGTCAACGTGGACGCGCTGAACAAGGCCCTGGGCGCGACCAAGCCGTGGCTCAAGGCGTCGCTCTCCGACCTCGACGCGGAGGATCAGAAGCAGGCCAGGGAGATGGCCGACCGGGTGCGGCAGTTCGATCTGGCCGGCACCGTCCAGATGATCAGTACCTCGAAGGACGTGCAGGCGGTCGGCACCGAGACCGTGGGCGGCGTGGAGACCACGCACTACTCGGGCACCTTCCCCGTGGAGACCGCTCTCGCCCAGCTCGACCCGGACAAGCGTGACCGCGCTCGCGAGGAGCTGGCCGAGATCGAGAACATGCGGTTCGACATGTGGGCCGACGCGCAGAACCTGCCCCGCAAGATCACGCTTTCCGGCGAGGCGGACGAGGGCTCGTTCAACGCGACCATGCTCTTCACCGGCTTCAACGAGCCCGTTGAGATCAACGCCCCGCCCGCCGACCAGGTCGGCGAGCTCCCCGAGCGCACCGGCGACGCGCCCACCGGCGACTGA
- the rplJ gene encoding 50S ribosomal protein L10, whose amino-acid sequence MARADKAAAIAELKSQFESSSAAVLTEYRGLTVAQLKELRNSLGEHAKFAVVKNTLTKLAANQAGITELDNLLQGPSAIAFVKGDVVEAAKGLRDFAKANPLLVIKGGVVDGKSMTPAEITKLADLESREVLLAKLAGAMKAKLGHAASVFNALPTNMAQLAEALRAKREEAGE is encoded by the coding sequence ATGGCGAGGGCAGACAAGGCAGCGGCCATTGCCGAGCTCAAGAGCCAGTTCGAGAGCTCGAGCGCTGCCGTTCTGACCGAGTACCGCGGTCTCACCGTCGCGCAGCTCAAGGAGCTGCGCAACTCTCTCGGTGAACACGCGAAGTTCGCCGTGGTGAAGAACACGCTCACCAAGCTCGCGGCCAACCAGGCCGGCATCACCGAGCTCGACAACCTGCTCCAGGGACCGTCGGCGATCGCGTTCGTCAAGGGCGACGTGGTCGAGGCGGCCAAGGGGTTGCGTGACTTCGCCAAGGCCAATCCCCTTCTGGTCATCAAGGGCGGCGTCGTCGACGGCAAGTCGATGACCCCGGCCGAGATCACCAAGCTTGCCGACCTTGAGTCGCGCGAGGTCCTCCTCGCGAAGCTGGCCGGTGCGATGAAGGCGAAGCTGGGCCACGCGGCCTCCGTCTTCAACGCGCTGCCCACCAACATGGCTCAGCTCGCCGAGGCGCTGCGCGCCAAGCGCGAAGAAGCGGGCGAGTAG
- the rplL gene encoding 50S ribosomal protein L7/L12, with translation MAKLSNEELLDAFKEMTLLELSEFVKLFEETFDVKAAAPVAVAAAPAAAGAAGAAEGGDAAAEQDEFDVILEAAGDKKIQVIKEVRALTSLGLKEAKDLVDSAPKPLLEKVNKETAEKAKAALEGAGATVTIK, from the coding sequence ATGGCGAAGCTGAGCAACGAGGAGCTGCTCGACGCTTTCAAGGAGATGACCCTCCTTGAGCTCTCGGAGTTCGTGAAGCTCTTCGAGGAGACCTTCGACGTCAAGGCCGCCGCTCCGGTCGCGGTGGCCGCGGCCCCGGCCGCCGCCGGTGCCGCCGGTGCCGCCGAGGGCGGCGACGCCGCTGCGGAGCAGGACGAGTTCGACGTCATCCTGGAGGCCGCCGGCGACAAGAAGATCCAGGTCATCAAGGAGGTTCGCGCCCTGACGAGCCTCGGCCTCAAGGAGGCCAAGGACCTGGTCGACAGCGCGCCCAAGCCGCTGCTCGAGAAGGTCAACAAGGAGACCGCCGAGAAGGCCAAGGCCGCCCTGGAGGGCGCTGGCGCCACCGTCACCATCAAGTGA